From a region of the Litorilinea aerophila genome:
- a CDS encoding ABC transporter substrate-binding protein, with protein MRRGMAWWGILLLVAWLAASCGPAFRDKSPGATVANTRVGDAGSPTALDTNPCAEVVTLRLWHHWGGSRLPLMEEQIRRFEERHPCVQVEMTLLPWPQRLATLLDAVDAGDPPDVTMIGRQDVPALVEAQALLPLDSWMEQDGVSPELFYAAEIAGTRYQNQTWMLPMPTAAGSKMLWINAPWFRRAGLNPEHPPTTWAQLGAACRSLTQFRRGALERIGLNVLDVHGQPGAFLTWLYANGGTWISDDLRTVTFDGPEGIETLRWMVDFTNSINGGVARVEAFYRRTGDWEDGPFYHDYEAMMVAGTWEYHKIQTYAPHLAQDLIVTALPRGPSASTNRGVAYGGWGYAVPRNVRHPEWSWALLKWLTVERDGACWFLQQQKRPSPLKACNEDPATGAGNPYWSDFLAIMAQDVHVPVTPVQPEVEQILRRMAEDAIYGVRSPEEALAWASAEIQARLDRYWASR; from the coding sequence ATGCGCCGAGGCATGGCCTGGTGGGGAATCTTGTTGCTTGTCGCCTGGCTGGCCGCCAGTTGCGGGCCTGCTTTCCGGGACAAATCGCCAGGGGCGACGGTGGCCAACACCCGCGTGGGAGATGCCGGCTCTCCGACAGCGCTTGACACCAACCCATGCGCCGAGGTGGTCACCCTCCGCCTCTGGCACCACTGGGGCGGCAGTCGTCTGCCCCTCATGGAGGAGCAGATCCGGCGCTTTGAAGAACGTCATCCCTGTGTTCAGGTGGAAATGACCTTGCTGCCCTGGCCCCAGCGGCTGGCTACCCTCCTGGATGCCGTCGATGCAGGAGATCCGCCCGATGTGACCATGATCGGGCGTCAAGATGTGCCCGCGCTGGTGGAAGCGCAGGCCCTCTTGCCCCTGGACTCCTGGATGGAACAGGATGGCGTCTCTCCGGAGCTTTTCTACGCAGCCGAAATCGCCGGGACCCGTTATCAAAATCAGACCTGGATGCTGCCGATGCCCACAGCTGCCGGCAGCAAGATGCTCTGGATCAATGCCCCCTGGTTCCGGCGGGCTGGCCTGAATCCGGAGCATCCCCCCACCACGTGGGCCCAGCTGGGAGCCGCCTGTCGTTCTCTGACCCAGTTCAGGCGGGGCGCCCTGGAGCGCATCGGCCTGAACGTCCTGGATGTCCACGGCCAGCCCGGGGCCTTTCTCACCTGGCTCTATGCCAATGGTGGCACCTGGATCAGCGATGATCTGCGCACGGTCACCTTCGACGGACCCGAGGGGATCGAAACACTTCGCTGGATGGTCGATTTTACCAATTCCATCAACGGCGGTGTGGCGCGGGTAGAGGCCTTCTATCGCCGGACGGGCGACTGGGAGGACGGCCCGTTCTATCATGACTACGAGGCCATGATGGTCGCCGGGACCTGGGAATACCACAAGATTCAGACCTACGCGCCCCATTTAGCCCAAGATCTGATCGTCACAGCCTTGCCTCGAGGCCCCTCGGCCAGCACCAATCGGGGCGTCGCCTATGGCGGGTGGGGCTATGCCGTTCCCCGCAACGTCCGCCACCCGGAATGGTCCTGGGCCCTGCTCAAGTGGCTCACGGTGGAGCGGGACGGCGCCTGCTGGTTCCTGCAGCAGCAGAAGCGGCCCTCCCCTCTGAAGGCTTGCAACGAAGACCCAGCCACGGGGGCCGGAAACCCCTACTGGTCGGACTTCCTCGCCATCATGGCCCAGGATGTCCATGTGCCTGTTACGCCTGTGCAGCCCGAGGTGGAGCAGATCCTGCGTCGAATGGCGGAGGACGCCATTTATGGCGTCCGTTCGCCTGAGGAGGCCCTGGCTTGGGCGTCCGCCGAGATCCAGGCGCGCCTGGATCGATACTGGGCATCTCGCTAA
- a CDS encoding LacI family DNA-binding transcriptional regulator, with translation MSHSVKRRPRQADVARLAGVSPTTVSLVLNNRVGGNVRIRPETRQRVLDAVARLGYVADPAARSLAGGQNRLLGVFTFEAIFPIQQRDFYYPFLVGIEREAGRLGYDLLLFTSSTGTDGKRRLYQRGNNRLRMADGAVLLGNEENKQELSRLLAEGYPFVFVGRREVPGGELSYVAADYTTATAQVLAHFFAHGHRRVAYLAHPIETESMADRRAGYRLAHREAGLEPDPNLLFQRPSAEITAAWLHTLRAQGITGMVTEMGEHVPALMAAIHAAGWSLPGDFSLAFLGDPHLNDDHDDLPRDCTTFTIPREEMGIQAVRLLTQMLSNPEGGGPRRLTLPCRFVPGSTVGPPPPLPNP, from the coding sequence ATGAGCCACTCTGTGAAACGGCGGCCGCGCCAGGCCGATGTGGCCCGATTGGCTGGCGTATCGCCCACCACCGTCTCGCTGGTCCTCAACAATCGCGTCGGCGGCAATGTGCGCATCCGCCCGGAAACCCGCCAGCGGGTCCTGGATGCCGTCGCCCGGCTGGGCTATGTGGCCGATCCCGCCGCCCGGAGCCTGGCCGGCGGCCAGAACCGTCTCCTGGGCGTCTTCACCTTTGAAGCCATCTTCCCTATCCAACAACGGGATTTCTATTACCCCTTCCTGGTAGGGATCGAGCGGGAGGCCGGCCGGCTGGGCTACGACCTGCTGCTCTTCACCAGCAGCACCGGCACCGATGGCAAACGCCGCCTCTACCAGCGAGGAAACAACCGCCTGCGCATGGCCGACGGTGCCGTGCTGCTGGGCAATGAAGAAAACAAACAGGAACTCAGCCGCCTGCTGGCCGAGGGCTACCCCTTTGTCTTCGTGGGGCGACGAGAGGTGCCCGGCGGCGAGCTCTCCTATGTGGCTGCCGACTACACCACGGCGACCGCCCAGGTGCTGGCCCACTTCTTCGCCCACGGCCATCGTCGAGTGGCCTACCTGGCCCATCCCATAGAGACCGAGTCCATGGCGGACCGGCGGGCGGGCTACCGCCTGGCCCATCGCGAGGCCGGCCTGGAGCCAGATCCCAACCTGCTGTTTCAACGTCCCTCGGCCGAAATCACTGCCGCCTGGCTTCATACGCTACGAGCCCAGGGAATCACCGGCATGGTGACCGAGATGGGTGAGCACGTCCCGGCCCTGATGGCTGCCATCCACGCCGCCGGTTGGTCCCTCCCCGGGGACTTCTCCCTGGCCTTTCTGGGAGACCCACACCTGAACGACGACCACGACGACCTCCCCCGAGACTGTACTACCTTCACCATCCCCCGGGAAGAGATGGGCATCCAGGCTGTGCGTCTCCTGACCCAAATGTTGAGCAACCCCGAGGGGGGAGGGCCGCGACGGCTCACCCTGCCGTGTCGCTTCGTGCCCGGCAGCACCGTGGGGCCCCCGCCCCCGTTGCCGAACCCGTGA
- a CDS encoding extracellular solute-binding protein: protein MSHITKRGISRRELLRLIGVTTTGAALAACAPVATGPAAEEGTGAPGAERVTIRFWNHWLAGRVELMDQIIANFEEEYPHIHVENLTQPWERRQENMFAALASNDPPEVVMATRAEILKLAHDGLIIPINDLVEGHNLDLNVFYPSEIGNFYWQGQLYSMPMPTGGGITSLTLINVDMFEAAGKEPVVPTTWSELEDVAREFTVLDDRGIVTLGANVGTGVGDFFAWLYCNNGRIYSDDLRQTAFNSPEGVATLEWMVNFTNEINGGVQNITDFFITGQEANEAQPWYNDIQLINFPNVSIFFHMQTFKPEMKWDMGLRPYNDANPQAESHGLSGEQFAWGYPIPTGVPESKHEAAFLWMKKITYDMDGGCWFMQQQGRPSPLKACNEDPSYYDVNPKWDKVLKSLESDVSVDILPEHARIRDMVDQAVQAAMFGDKTPQAALDEAAAQAQAVIDEFWSKQG from the coding sequence ATGTCCCACATCACAAAACGAGGAATCAGCCGGCGCGAACTGCTCCGACTGATCGGGGTGACCACCACCGGCGCCGCGCTGGCCGCGTGTGCCCCGGTGGCGACCGGCCCGGCGGCGGAAGAGGGCACAGGGGCACCAGGGGCGGAGCGGGTCACCATCCGCTTCTGGAACCACTGGCTCGCCGGCCGGGTGGAGTTGATGGATCAGATCATTGCCAACTTTGAGGAAGAGTACCCCCACATCCACGTGGAAAATTTAACCCAGCCCTGGGAACGACGCCAGGAGAACATGTTCGCCGCGCTGGCCAGCAACGACCCGCCCGAAGTGGTCATGGCCACCCGGGCCGAGATCTTGAAGCTGGCCCACGACGGCCTGATCATTCCCATCAATGACCTGGTGGAAGGCCATAACCTGGATCTCAACGTTTTCTACCCGTCGGAAATCGGCAACTTCTACTGGCAGGGCCAGCTTTACAGCATGCCCATGCCCACCGGCGGCGGCATCACCAGCCTGACCCTCATCAACGTGGACATGTTCGAAGCGGCCGGAAAGGAGCCGGTGGTGCCCACCACCTGGTCCGAATTGGAGGATGTGGCCCGGGAGTTCACCGTGCTAGACGACCGGGGCATTGTCACCCTGGGCGCCAACGTGGGCACCGGCGTGGGCGACTTCTTCGCCTGGCTCTACTGCAACAACGGCCGCATCTACAGCGACGACCTGCGCCAGACGGCCTTCAACTCGCCGGAAGGGGTGGCCACCCTGGAGTGGATGGTGAACTTCACCAACGAAATCAACGGGGGCGTCCAGAACATCACCGACTTCTTTATCACGGGCCAGGAGGCCAACGAAGCCCAGCCCTGGTACAACGACATCCAGCTTATCAATTTCCCCAACGTTTCCATCTTCTTCCACATGCAGACCTTCAAGCCGGAGATGAAATGGGACATGGGGCTGCGGCCGTACAACGACGCCAATCCCCAGGCCGAATCCCACGGCCTTTCGGGCGAGCAGTTCGCCTGGGGCTACCCCATCCCCACCGGCGTGCCCGAATCCAAACACGAGGCCGCCTTCCTCTGGATGAAGAAGATCACCTACGACATGGACGGCGGCTGCTGGTTCATGCAGCAGCAAGGTCGACCATCGCCCCTGAAGGCATGCAATGAGGATCCCAGCTACTACGACGTCAATCCCAAGTGGGACAAGGTGTTGAAGTCCCTGGAGAGCGACGTCTCGGTGGACATTCTGCCAGAGCATGCCCGCATCCGGGACATGGTGGACCAGGCCGTCCAGGCCGCCATGTTCGGCGACAAGACGCCCCAGGCGGCCCTGGACGAAGCTGCGGCCCAGGCCCAGGCCGTCATCGACGAGTTTTGGAGCAAGCAGGGATGA
- a CDS encoding carbohydrate ABC transporter permease, with translation MTTQSARVERVAAARSRPLRTRLRGWIGYVFIAPWLISFLAFDAIPIVSGFYHSFTDWNALGTASEFLGWANYQEALTRDPLFWTSVGNTIYFIGASVPLGIVAAFVLALMLNAQIRGTGVYRTIYYLPSVVPTVAAVIVWIFIFETRRGILNYGLELLGLPTIRWLSDPNWAMPALIIMSLWTIGAMMIIFLAGLQGIPQELYEAAEVDGANGLQRLLRITVPLMTPTIFFNLVMNLVGAFQAFNNAFIMTGGGPHNATLLYMLHLYNNAFRYFRMGYASALAVMLFVVVFGVTFLMYRTSDRWVHYH, from the coding sequence ATGACCACCCAGAGCGCGCGCGTGGAGCGGGTCGCGGCGGCCCGCTCCCGCCCGCTGCGCACCCGCCTGCGCGGCTGGATCGGCTATGTCTTCATCGCGCCGTGGCTGATCTCCTTCCTGGCCTTCGATGCCATCCCCATCGTCTCCGGTTTCTACCACAGCTTTACCGACTGGAACGCCCTGGGCACGGCATCGGAGTTTTTGGGCTGGGCCAATTACCAGGAGGCGTTGACCCGGGATCCCCTCTTCTGGACCTCCGTGGGCAACACCATTTATTTCATCGGCGCCAGCGTGCCGTTGGGCATCGTCGCAGCTTTTGTGCTGGCCCTGATGCTCAACGCACAGATTCGAGGGACCGGCGTCTACCGAACCATCTACTACCTGCCTTCGGTGGTGCCCACCGTGGCCGCGGTGATCGTCTGGATCTTCATCTTCGAAACCAGGCGGGGGATCCTCAACTACGGGCTGGAACTGCTAGGGCTGCCCACCATCCGGTGGCTGAGCGACCCCAACTGGGCCATGCCGGCCCTCATCATCATGAGCCTGTGGACCATCGGCGCCATGATGATCATCTTCCTGGCCGGCCTCCAGGGCATTCCCCAGGAGCTCTACGAAGCGGCAGAGGTGGATGGGGCCAACGGGCTGCAACGCCTCCTGCGCATCACCGTCCCCCTCATGACGCCCACCATCTTTTTTAACCTGGTGATGAACCTGGTCGGGGCGTTCCAGGCCTTCAACAACGCCTTCATCATGACGGGTGGCGGCCCCCATAACGCCACCCTGCTCTATATGTTGCACCTGTACAACAACGCCTTCCGCTACTTCCGAATGGGCTACGCCTCGGCCCTGGCGGTGATGCTCTTCGTCGTGGTCTTTGGCGTGACTTTCCTGATGTATCGCACGTCGGACCGCTGGGTACACTACCACTGA
- a CDS encoding carbohydrate ABC transporter permease has product MVLRSYRTQVLLGHLILHAILIAGSVMMLIPLAWTISTSLKTMQQIAVWPPEWIPNPVMWRNYIEVFQAAPVTLWLRNSLVIVAANVIGSVITCSFVAYGFARVQFPGRDALFLLLLSTLMMPYIVRLIPLYVIYNQIGWINTFLPVTIPQLLGRNPFFIFLLRQFFRGIPFELSDAARIDGCSEFGIWWRIVLPLSKPALAAVTIFAFRDSWDNFLAPLIYMAGRPDLRPLAVGLYTLRGGGGQLPDTHYLMALSTLMIIPMLVIFALGQRYFIQGVTISGLKG; this is encoded by the coding sequence ATGGTTTTGCGAAGTTATCGCACCCAAGTGCTGCTCGGCCATCTGATCCTCCACGCCATCCTGATCGCGGGTTCCGTCATGATGCTCATCCCCCTGGCGTGGACCATCTCCACTTCCCTGAAAACGATGCAACAGATCGCCGTCTGGCCGCCGGAATGGATACCGAACCCGGTGATGTGGCGCAACTATATCGAGGTCTTCCAGGCGGCGCCGGTCACCCTGTGGCTACGTAACTCCCTGGTGATTGTGGCGGCCAACGTCATCGGCTCGGTGATTACCTGCTCGTTTGTGGCGTATGGATTCGCCCGGGTCCAGTTTCCCGGACGGGACGCGCTCTTCCTCCTGCTGCTGAGCACCCTGATGATGCCCTACATCGTTCGCCTGATCCCCCTCTATGTCATCTACAACCAGATCGGCTGGATCAACACCTTCTTGCCGGTCACCATCCCCCAGCTGCTGGGCCGCAACCCCTTTTTCATCTTCCTGCTGCGCCAGTTCTTCCGGGGGATTCCTTTCGAGCTCTCCGACGCAGCCCGCATCGACGGCTGCAGCGAATTCGGTATCTGGTGGCGCATCGTGCTGCCCCTTTCCAAGCCGGCCCTGGCTGCGGTGACCATCTTTGCCTTCCGGGACAGTTGGGACAACTTCCTGGCGCCCCTCATCTACATGGCCGGCCGGCCCGACCTGCGGCCACTGGCCGTGGGCCTCTACACCCTGCGGGGCGGGGGCGGCCAGTTGCCCGACACCCACTACCTGATGGCCCTCTCCACGTTGATGATCATCCCCATGCTGGTCATCTTTGCCCTGGGCCAGCGCTATTTCATCCAGGGCGTCACCATCTCCGGACTCAAAGGATAG
- a CDS encoding sulfatase-like hydrolase/transferase: MGSQTKPNIVVITADQWRGDCLGGAASPHPAMTPHINQLAAEGARFTQAYADCPVCMPQRVTMLTGQVASRFGLPGNFTVRSPIDRLSSLPGRLTREAGYQTRAIGKMHFSPGRARMGFEHVTLLPNDYVNWLEGTPYAGMYRGHGLGGNEVYPTTAPMPQRFTHTHWIVEQAIRFLVERDPEVPFFLWIVFEAPHSPFDPPAPYDRMYDNFTIPDPLRGSWVDSDEDPPYLRAQRIIRKTHQLSPEVIRESRRRYYGLISQIDYELGRFLGELQSRGLYDETAIFFNADHGEHLGDHGLFGKSTYLTGSVDVPFIVRLPRGMPMAQPTLEIDTPILTADLYPTVLELAGLSSPAEIDGVSLLPFIQEGRGDAGRIVCGECGPAENGTAFATDGHYKYIYYTKGGIEQLFDLHQDPDNLHNLAREPQHARARDRLRGQLVAYLERFRRPMVRDGELLVTDPSLDEAALHARNPWAWRGPLRYGQGYGGNW; the protein is encoded by the coding sequence ATGGGTTCCCAGACCAAACCCAACATCGTGGTGATCACCGCGGATCAATGGCGGGGCGACTGCCTGGGCGGCGCAGCCAGCCCCCACCCGGCCATGACGCCCCACATCAACCAGCTGGCCGCAGAAGGCGCCCGCTTCACCCAGGCGTACGCCGACTGCCCTGTCTGCATGCCCCAGCGGGTCACCATGCTGACCGGCCAGGTGGCCTCTCGCTTCGGACTACCCGGCAACTTCACCGTGCGCTCGCCCATCGACCGGCTGAGCAGCCTGCCCGGCCGCCTGACCCGGGAGGCCGGCTACCAGACCAGGGCCATCGGCAAGATGCACTTCTCCCCCGGGCGGGCCCGCATGGGCTTCGAGCATGTCACCCTTCTGCCCAACGATTATGTCAACTGGCTGGAGGGGACCCCCTACGCCGGGATGTACCGGGGCCACGGCCTGGGCGGCAACGAAGTCTACCCGACCACCGCGCCCATGCCCCAGCGGTTCACCCACACCCACTGGATCGTGGAGCAGGCCATCCGCTTCCTGGTAGAGCGGGATCCAGAGGTGCCCTTCTTCCTCTGGATTGTCTTCGAGGCGCCCCACAGCCCCTTCGACCCGCCCGCCCCCTACGATCGCATGTACGACAACTTCACCATCCCCGATCCCCTGCGGGGAAGTTGGGTCGACAGCGACGAAGATCCCCCCTACCTGCGCGCCCAACGCATCATCCGCAAGACCCACCAGTTGAGCCCGGAAGTCATCCGGGAAAGTCGGCGCCGCTACTACGGCCTCATCTCCCAGATCGACTATGAGCTGGGCCGCTTCCTGGGCGAACTCCAGTCCCGGGGGCTCTACGACGAAACCGCCATCTTCTTCAACGCGGACCACGGCGAGCACCTGGGCGACCATGGCCTTTTCGGCAAAAGCACCTACCTCACCGGGTCGGTGGACGTGCCCTTCATCGTGCGCCTGCCCCGGGGAATGCCCATGGCCCAGCCCACCCTGGAGATCGACACGCCCATCCTCACCGCGGACCTCTACCCCACCGTGCTGGAGCTGGCTGGTCTCTCTTCACCCGCCGAGATCGACGGCGTCTCCCTGCTGCCCTTCATCCAGGAGGGGAGGGGCGACGCCGGGCGCATCGTCTGCGGCGAGTGTGGCCCGGCAGAGAATGGCACGGCCTTCGCCACCGACGGTCACTACAAATACATCTACTACACCAAAGGGGGCATCGAACAGCTCTTCGACCTGCACCAGGACCCGGACAACCTCCACAACCTGGCTCGGGAACCGCAGCACGCCAGGGCCAGGGATCGGCTGCGCGGCCAGCTGGTGGCCTACCTGGAGCGCTTCCGGCGCCCCATGGTCCGAGATGGCGAGCTGCTGGTGACCGACCCCTCTCTGGATGAAGCCGCCCTCCACGCGCGCAATCCCTGGGCCTGGCGTGGCCCCCTGCGCTACGGTCAGGGCTACGGCGGAAACTGGTAG
- a CDS encoding mandelate racemase/muconate lactonizing enzyme family protein codes for MKITDLEAYSVAIPFIAPIFSAYGVSYPARLRTLIRLHTDVGLVGIGEAGVPATHAVRHGEQVRLFEQVVKPLVVGESPYDYRYLLQKLRHMPEAIAIELACWDLMGKAAGLPVYRLLGGHGYRARIPTAAYSFFRAADAHGQHQVDLDNCVEHVLQLMETYGFRSVKMKLGVYPPEQEVEAVARVREAIGPHVKLRIDPNGCWSLATAKRMLRQLEVLDLEYVEEPIKYVPARVPYTTQAGVPSLDTLGLAALRRATRTPIAVDGAYRIDLLWQVARDQAGDVVLGDIQGAMGIRGLFDFFTIAEVLNLPATLHSGTEIGVQQAAKLHVAAARPELHIAGDAIYHEYVDDVLVGGKLRYEDGAMPVPQGPGLGVELDDARLARYELTAEKHREYDEFWQEIKAKYRIPPAGHDLLVRHF; via the coding sequence ATGAAGATCACCGATCTGGAAGCCTACAGTGTAGCCATCCCCTTCATCGCGCCCATCTTCAGCGCCTATGGCGTCAGCTACCCCGCACGCCTGCGCACCCTGATCCGGCTCCACACTGACGTGGGTCTGGTCGGCATCGGAGAGGCGGGCGTGCCGGCCACCCACGCAGTACGCCACGGCGAACAGGTGCGCCTCTTTGAGCAGGTGGTCAAGCCCCTGGTGGTGGGCGAAAGCCCGTACGACTACCGCTACCTGCTCCAAAAGCTACGCCACATGCCGGAGGCCATCGCCATCGAACTGGCCTGTTGGGACCTGATGGGCAAGGCGGCGGGGCTGCCCGTCTACCGACTGCTGGGGGGCCACGGCTATCGAGCCCGGATCCCCACCGCGGCCTACTCTTTCTTCCGGGCGGCAGATGCCCACGGACAGCACCAAGTGGACCTGGACAACTGCGTGGAGCACGTGCTGCAGCTCATGGAGACCTACGGCTTCCGCAGTGTCAAAATGAAGCTGGGCGTCTACCCGCCAGAGCAGGAGGTCGAAGCCGTCGCCCGGGTGCGGGAGGCCATCGGGCCCCACGTGAAACTGCGCATCGACCCCAACGGCTGCTGGTCCCTGGCCACGGCCAAACGCATGCTCCGGCAGCTGGAAGTGCTGGACCTGGAATATGTGGAGGAACCCATCAAATATGTGCCGGCCCGGGTCCCCTACACCACCCAGGCCGGCGTCCCCAGCCTGGATACCCTGGGGCTGGCGGCCCTCCGCCGCGCCACCCGGACGCCCATCGCGGTGGACGGCGCCTACCGCATCGACCTGCTCTGGCAGGTGGCCCGGGACCAGGCCGGCGATGTGGTGCTGGGGGACATTCAGGGCGCCATGGGCATCCGGGGCCTCTTCGACTTTTTCACCATAGCCGAGGTCCTGAACCTGCCGGCCACCCTCCACAGCGGCACGGAGATCGGCGTGCAACAGGCGGCCAAGCTCCACGTGGCCGCCGCCCGGCCGGAGCTCCATATTGCCGGCGATGCCATCTACCACGAATACGTGGACGACGTGCTGGTGGGCGGCAAGCTGCGCTATGAGGATGGCGCGATGCCGGTGCCCCAGGGCCCCGGCCTGGGGGTGGAGCTGGACGATGCCAGGCTGGCCCGGTACGAACTGACGGCGGAGAAGCATCGGGAGTACGACGAATTCTGGCAGGAGATCAAGGCGAAATACCGGATTCCACCGGCCGGGCACGACCTGCTGGTGCGCCATTTCTGA
- a CDS encoding FAD-dependent oxidoreductase, which yields MIERQTDILIVGGGLGGVAAALAAARLGKEVILTEETDWIGGQLTAQAVPPDEHPWIETTGCTASYRRLRQGIRRYYWRNYPMTQAAREEMLLNPGQGNVSRLCHEPRVALAVLEEMLAPYRSNRQVDVLLRHRPIAAETDGDRVLAVTLLDQETGNQVTLRAPYILDATELGDLLALAQVEHVIGAESQDETGELHAVPGPPQPLDQQAVTWCFALDYLPGQDHTIDRPRDYDFWRSYQADFWPGPQLGWKDVHPQTLETRHRGIFFGPQQNRRGQRTPGDFWHYRRILYQGHFQPGFYASDITLVNWPQIDYWLKPLVGVSAQEQEAALEGARQLSLSFLYWMQTEAPRHDGGYGYPGLRLRADVVGTSHGLAKYVYVRESRRIRAEFTVLEQHVGVEQRSGLVGAELFPDSVGVGSYRIDLHPSTAPRTYVDISSYPFQIPLGALIPVRVENLLPACKNLGVTHITNGCYRLHPVEWNIGEAAGALAAYCLEKGVTPRQVRNTEAHLTDFQDLLETKLGFVLQWPEYARITPR from the coding sequence ATGATCGAACGGCAGACCGACATTCTCATCGTGGGCGGGGGCCTGGGGGGCGTGGCAGCCGCCCTGGCCGCGGCCCGACTGGGCAAGGAAGTCATCCTCACCGAGGAGACCGACTGGATCGGCGGCCAGCTGACCGCCCAGGCCGTCCCGCCCGATGAACACCCCTGGATCGAAACCACCGGCTGCACGGCCAGCTACCGACGCCTGCGCCAGGGCATTCGCCGCTACTACTGGCGCAACTATCCCATGACCCAGGCCGCGCGGGAGGAGATGCTCCTCAACCCCGGCCAGGGCAACGTCAGCCGACTCTGCCACGAACCCCGGGTGGCCCTGGCCGTCCTGGAGGAGATGCTGGCCCCCTACCGCTCCAACCGCCAGGTAGATGTGCTCCTGCGACACCGCCCCATCGCCGCCGAAACCGACGGCGACCGGGTTCTGGCGGTGACCCTCCTGGATCAGGAGACGGGGAATCAGGTCACCCTCCGCGCGCCCTACATCCTGGACGCCACCGAGCTGGGCGACCTGCTGGCGTTGGCCCAGGTGGAGCATGTCATCGGCGCGGAAAGCCAGGACGAGACCGGGGAGCTCCACGCGGTCCCCGGCCCGCCCCAGCCCCTGGACCAGCAGGCCGTCACCTGGTGCTTTGCCCTGGACTACCTGCCCGGCCAGGATCACACCATCGACCGGCCGCGGGACTACGACTTCTGGCGCAGCTACCAGGCGGATTTCTGGCCAGGACCCCAGTTGGGCTGGAAGGACGTACATCCCCAGACCCTGGAGACGCGCCACCGGGGGATCTTCTTCGGCCCCCAGCAGAACCGCCGCGGGCAGCGGACGCCCGGCGACTTCTGGCACTACCGGCGCATCCTCTACCAGGGCCACTTCCAGCCCGGCTTCTACGCCAGCGACATCACCCTGGTCAACTGGCCCCAGATCGACTACTGGCTGAAGCCGCTGGTGGGTGTCTCCGCCCAGGAGCAGGAAGCAGCCCTGGAGGGCGCCAGGCAACTCAGCCTCTCCTTCCTCTACTGGATGCAGACAGAGGCGCCCCGCCACGACGGCGGCTACGGCTACCCGGGCCTGCGCCTCCGCGCGGATGTGGTGGGCACCTCCCACGGCCTGGCCAAGTACGTCTACGTCCGGGAGAGCCGGCGCATCCGGGCCGAGTTCACCGTGCTGGAGCAGCACGTGGGCGTGGAACAGCGGAGTGGGCTGGTGGGCGCGGAGCTTTTCCCCGACAGCGTAGGCGTAGGCAGCTACCGCATCGACCTGCACCCCAGCACCGCGCCCCGCACCTACGTGGACATCAGCAGCTATCCGTTCCAGATTCCCCTGGGCGCGCTGATCCCCGTCCGGGTGGAGAACCTGCTGCCCGCCTGCAAGAACCTGGGCGTCACCCACATCACCAACGGCTGCTATCGCCTCCACCCGGTGGAGTGGAACATCGGCGAGGCGGCCGGCGCCCTGGCCGCCTACTGCCTGGAAAAGGGGGTGACACCGCGCCAGGTACGCAACACGGAAGCCCACCTGACGGACTTCCAGGACTTGCTGGAGACGAAGCTGGGCTTTGTGCTCCAGTGGCCGGAATACGCGCGGATCACCCCCCGGTGA